One Bactrocera neohumeralis isolate Rockhampton unplaced genomic scaffold, APGP_CSIRO_Bneo_wtdbg2-racon-allhic-juicebox.fasta_v2 ctg6217, whole genome shotgun sequence genomic window, atatttccactttaattcattgaaataataaaaatactaaacatagagtcactctatgcgtaaaaatacatacattttataataattagtgaaaattgtatggaaaaactacgattttacaccattttcagGAGGCTGCCTTAGAGCCCCCGTGGTCCTAGAGGGGGAAGGGTGCTATTATTCAAAAGCTCCATTCATTACCTTTCAAATGAGGGGGGCAGCAAGCCCTCCCCCTTTTCGCAAAACCTCTTCAAAATGGGATTCTAAAGTAAGCATTCCCTTATTTCTTCTCTGGAAAAGCTCCCCTATCTGCACAtacccatttatacggaaattaggttttttttacccctccgccaaagtaatcggaatcgtgccttgCCTAATTTACTTAATCAAAAAAGTTTCTCAAAAtgtgtacacatacataaatgcaatttaaatgcaaaccaaaatataaccagAAGTTTAGTAAAATGTATTGTTAATGTTAATTGTTCATAATGGAAAATCAAATGAATTACCGAAAATttccaataaatatttagagGTCATAAGAAATCGTCAAATAGTCGGCATAAGATTTTCAAGGTTAAAAACAATTGCAATTCAGTCATGTGGTAGACTATATCTTATCTGATTAAAGATAAGTGTTCTTAAGTTTATgatactttaaaatataaattagtgacgtattaatattattgtattattttacttatgtattttGAACTTACTTTGTACATCGCACTTTCTTAGCAAATTCAATTGTATCCTTCAGTTCTTTCTTAAACTTTTCCTGATTGTTGGGAATACTACCATTACCAAACTTCGAATCCcctgaaataaaatacatatatgaaatagaACATGATAAGAATTCCAAAGAGGTCTGGTTTTTTATTGGATAAAACTTGCCCAAGCTAATATTAATTAGTCCAATTTGTATTCCTGTTGATTCTTTTGCTTGCAATACTTTTTCCAATTCAGAACTTGGAAAAGGTATTTCTACAGCATTAAATCCAGCTCCATGTGCCATATAAATCCGTTCAGATATGGGCTTACCACCTTcggtaaataaaaagtttaaattcgcTGACAGCTTCATTATGAGCTCAATAGATAATTATGAGCACTGAATGCGGCACTCCTCAGATATAATAAATTTCGCATATTTAAATGTGTGAACATCTATGTATGTTAGATTAGAagatttatacaaataaaacacacgcacgaacataaaataattaagtgtTTACAGCAGGAATAAAGGAATAGATAACTTGATCAGAATCTagtttcttgctctctcgcttgtcagctggcAGTGCaccctgatctgttttctgagctggcaacaaaacacaatcagggtgccgtcaaccaggaGTTAGTGAAAAATCCGGGATGCCAGAagagcagcgctataattacttgacgaaattagtgtgggcacaattccgatttctttggcgccgcgatttgaaggtaccgttggaaagaggaagtcctcctgattaaaaaatatatggagTTATAGATACCGCAAACgtttagtttacgagatattcgaccttcaagctcaaaaattcgcaaaattggaacatttcaagaagctatttcaccacgttaaacccactttactcacatttttctgttcaaattaattaaattacactgtaatcttttaaataaatccacaatttacacttttagcaggttgtttatttaaaaaatctttgttttaaaaattacattttacactcgtttgaaccccatttgtttgccaaaaattacgaagaaatggagcgctgccatgtgatgacaaggcaattcgctgaaattcctctattcatgcatatggatatttcgttttataaatttattaagcaaataagtaatattatatacatgtattagtaatattataacatatacatatgtataggatggagtcatgtgtagaagttcacgtaagtgaggaaagttctctgatcgccattcacttgggagtggccagaaacgattcttttacacatggctcaagcagctcactacttccggtctttgaccaagtatcctctgggtagcctaagaacatccgttcgaaggcgagctaaagtgagaaggcgaaacattccctacaagggttgtgcgctgggtttgggacccgccacgtaaaaaacacccccagtgaagagctacaaccagcctcggatgagagaccccccttttgatgacgaccacggcaaacgaaataaggactacgaattgagggcatgcacctggaatgtccggtcccttaattgggaaggtgccgctgcccagctggttgatgtcctcgtaaagacaaaggctgacatcaccgccgtccaagaaatgcgatggacgggacaaggacagagacgagtaggtccttgtgacatttactacagtggccatataaaggagcgcaagtttggtgtaggattcgtggtgggagagagactccgtcgccgagtactatcattcactgcggtgaatgaacgtctagccacaatccgcatcaaagcgaggttcttcaacatatcgctgatttgcgcccacgccccgacggaagagaaggacgatgtgaccaaagatgccttctatgagcgcttggagcgcgcttatgagagctgcccccgccacgatgtcaaaatcgtgctgggcgactttaacgccagggtgggcaaagaaggtatatttggcactacggtcggtaaattcagcctccacgacgaaacatccccaaatgggttgaggctgattgacttcgccggggcccgaaatatggttatctgtagtactagattccagcataagaagattcatcaagctacctggctgtctccggatcgaaaaaactaccaaccagatcgatcatgttgtgatagacggaagacacgtctccagtgttttagatgtgcgtgcgctccgaggtcctaacatctactcggaccactatcttgttgcagctaagattcgtacccgcctc contains:
- the LOC126767417 gene encoding putative hydroxypyruvate isomerase, with the translated sequence MKLSANLNFLFTEGGKPISERIYMAHGAGFNAVEIPFPSSELEKVLQAKESTGIQIGLINISLGDSKFGNGSIPNNQEKFKKELKDTIEFAKKVRCTK